Proteins found in one Alteromonas macleodii genomic segment:
- a CDS encoding Ig-like domain-containing protein, with translation MKKNLLQISALAASVTIALTGCGGGTDEGFDPNFSADAPLEISMPMLTAEMTEESGEQTIDLVAGVTVDGEPAQGNIVISDLQFTTSPLYRTPQAPSIGQPNQTISPFTVDGRNLVVDTDLFADRLSTCDTSDNFGSTPGSEPDGLLDNPPSVTYTIDFAIDNGFNLQPGEVLPRRTLELTVNAIFDDVESVTAEPIRVSLGKEGSLFATVLPQKACDQRLSYSVADESIATIDENGNITTLAIGETTVTVTSLSNPELSTTVALEVFSEFTLNLTNKDIDENGLTTDIKTTPSCVSAGLYVEPQPASGETLTGEYTYEWASSNEIDFPLAETIHYGEDGLGRFSAGDINNVGSRFEASVSYLSGDTGSFPSDEVESKSSTVIVEKNLMCDPGTSAHPAGFNTDFNLDGEGAPWKPDGLVTAVDDSLSGKALEVTMTNVNNGFTRILQQVFNKQRNWHSSTYGLGGASVGKTYKFAMWVKLQEVPETEVQLRHIVLPFAYQDGPTGPGFDRRLEAAGIFTSTLRPTTEWQLVEFVDDATGSQEWSVPENWTVVTDVFIFYEFLGFPVGAKVLIDEYSSVEVQ, from the coding sequence ATGAAGAAAAACTTACTACAAATATCTGCTCTCGCTGCTTCGGTAACAATTGCGCTTACAGGATGTGGCGGTGGTACTGACGAAGGCTTTGACCCAAATTTTAGTGCAGATGCCCCCCTAGAGATATCTATGCCAATGTTAACGGCAGAAATGACAGAAGAATCGGGAGAACAAACGATTGATTTGGTAGCCGGCGTTACTGTAGATGGTGAGCCAGCCCAAGGAAATATCGTTATTTCTGACTTACAGTTCACCACATCACCTCTATATAGAACACCGCAGGCGCCTTCTATTGGACAGCCCAATCAAACCATATCGCCATTTACTGTAGACGGTAGAAACTTGGTTGTGGACACGGATTTATTCGCCGATCGTTTAAGTACATGTGATACCAGTGACAACTTCGGTTCGACACCAGGGTCTGAACCTGACGGTCTTCTAGACAACCCTCCATCGGTCACCTATACCATCGATTTTGCCATAGACAATGGATTCAACTTACAGCCGGGGGAAGTATTACCCCGACGGACACTTGAACTAACCGTAAATGCTATTTTTGATGACGTAGAAAGCGTCACTGCCGAACCTATCAGAGTTTCTCTTGGTAAAGAAGGCTCGTTATTTGCCACCGTGCTGCCCCAAAAGGCATGCGACCAACGTTTATCTTATAGCGTAGCGGATGAGAGCATTGCGACAATAGATGAAAACGGCAATATCACCACCCTAGCTATAGGTGAAACTACGGTAACCGTTACAAGCTTAAGCAACCCAGAGCTATCAACAACAGTGGCCTTGGAAGTGTTTTCTGAATTCACATTAAACCTGACGAATAAAGACATTGATGAAAACGGGCTAACAACCGACATTAAAACCACCCCATCTTGTGTTTCTGCGGGTTTGTACGTTGAACCACAACCCGCTTCAGGGGAAACGCTTACTGGAGAGTATACCTACGAGTGGGCTTCATCTAACGAAATCGATTTCCCGTTAGCTGAAACCATACACTACGGCGAAGATGGATTGGGCCGCTTTAGCGCAGGGGATATAAACAACGTAGGCTCACGATTTGAGGCAAGCGTTAGCTATTTATCGGGTGATACCGGATCTTTTCCGAGTGATGAGGTAGAAAGCAAAAGTTCCACCGTTATTGTTGAAAAGAACTTGATGTGCGACCCAGGAACATCAGCCCATCCGGCTGGGTTTAACACCGACTTTAACCTAGATGGTGAAGGTGCGCCTTGGAAGCCTGATGGCTTAGTGACTGCTGTGGACGATTCCTTGTCTGGAAAGGCTTTGGAAGTGACCATGACGAATGTAAATAACGGGTTTACTCGTATTTTGCAGCAGGTCTTTAATAAGCAACGCAACTGGCACAGTTCAACCTACGGACTAGGCGGCGCTAGCGTTGGGAAAACGTATAAGTTTGCCATGTGGGTTAAATTACAAGAAGTACCGGAAACAGAAGTTCAGCTTCGCCACATTGTGCTTCCTTTTGCCTACCAAGACGGACCCACAGGGCCAGGTTTTGACAGAAGACTGGAAGCGGCAGGAATATTCACTTCTACGCTTCGACCTACTACTGAGTGGCAGCTTGTCGAATTCGTCGACGATGCTACTGGTAGCCAAGAATGGTCAGTCCCTGAAAACTGGACTGTGGTAACTGATGTATTCATTTTCTATGAATTCCTTGGCTTCCCTGTGGGCGCTAAAGTACTCATTGATGAATATTCATCGGTAGAAGTGCAGTAA
- a CDS encoding DMT family transporter has product MSDNAKGSLFMVFAMTAFGFEDMFIKAAAEVMPLGFVLALFGIGGTLLFCLMALKMGQGILDPAILSKPIFIRAVCEIIGRISFAFAITHTTLSSASSILQATPLVVALGAAIFFNEKVGLKRWIAISIGFGGVLLIVKPSLNDFDALSLFAIVATLGFAGRDLATRAVSSAISNIQLGVYGFFVLIPSGVFLMLYNGNSVEFDTTASVQVLGAVTVGVVAYHALTIAMRTGEMSVVSPFRYSRLLVALAIGVTVFGERPDLLTILGSTLIVLSGAYFLIKKKETT; this is encoded by the coding sequence ATGTCCGACAATGCAAAGGGCTCTTTATTTATGGTATTCGCCATGACAGCCTTTGGTTTCGAAGACATGTTTATAAAAGCGGCAGCTGAGGTAATGCCCCTAGGGTTTGTTTTGGCGCTGTTTGGTATAGGCGGCACGCTACTGTTTTGCCTAATGGCACTAAAGATGGGACAGGGCATCCTGGATCCAGCTATACTGTCAAAACCTATCTTCATACGGGCTGTTTGTGAAATTATAGGTCGGATTAGTTTCGCTTTTGCAATAACACACACCACTTTGTCTAGTGCATCATCTATCTTACAAGCAACCCCGCTCGTGGTAGCATTAGGTGCTGCTATCTTTTTCAATGAAAAAGTTGGGTTAAAGAGATGGATTGCTATAAGTATCGGTTTTGGAGGCGTTCTTTTAATAGTTAAGCCGAGTTTGAATGATTTTGACGCGCTGTCTCTATTTGCAATTGTTGCTACCTTGGGATTTGCGGGGCGTGATCTCGCCACAAGGGCGGTATCTTCTGCAATATCTAATATCCAGTTGGGTGTTTACGGTTTTTTTGTTCTTATACCCTCTGGTGTATTTTTAATGCTCTATAATGGAAATAGCGTTGAATTCGATACCACCGCAAGTGTTCAAGTGCTTGGTGCGGTCACCGTAGGGGTAGTTGCTTATCACGCTCTTACTATAGCTATGCGTACGGGCGAGATGTCAGTTGTTTCACCTTTTCGCTACAGTCGACTATTAGTAGCACTAGCGATAGGTGTTACCGTATTTGGTGAGCGACCAGATTTACTAACTATCTTAGGTAGCACTTTAATTGTGCTGAGCGGAGCTTATTTTTTGATTAAGAAAAAGGAAACCACTTAA
- a CDS encoding glycoside hydrolase family 127 protein, with protein sequence MPENLMRNKTEVDTSKSPNVKLKPIFMGECKWTNGFWAEKTRLCEESMIPYMGSLLTGEIGHALNNFKIITGDFDGKFDGEYWHDADFFKWMEAACYMYGLNSDQKLLQEMDEIIAIIAKAQEDDGYLHAYIQIHGIEHFSNRKYHEMYNCGHLYTAACIHYRMTGKTNFLDIALKNANLLVSKFGPNPPELRRFGFNQTQIMGLVELYRTVGNEDYLKLAEQFINNRGQSEMVHDSTTVGYPIGDMVQERVPLREETEAAGHAVLALYYYAGAADVYAETGEKALIDALDRLWENVTQKKMYATGAVGQTHYGASPRRDMIEEGFIDEYMMPNLTAYNETCANICNAMFSQRMLGIHGESKYADIMELVMHNSMMSGISVCGTKYYYANPLRKINDARDYENMNTESPDREPYLFCFCCPPNLVRTVAKSSLWAYNRSDNGISVNLYGGNTLETALLDGTELKLTQSTEYPWEGLVKITIDACKEDAFDIMLRIPEWSKENTLKINGAPLDITLVPGEFATITRQWKAGDVIELDMPMHIKLIEGHERIEEVRNQVAVKRGPIVYCVESPDLPESASITDVYLPSKSKLSVQKQPSFLGGVNTIEGEILLRKDRGTGMYRDVSQPEFESISTQFVPYFAWSNRGEAEMSVFLPVIWQQ encoded by the coding sequence ATGCCAGAGAATTTAATGCGCAATAAGACAGAGGTCGATACGTCTAAAAGTCCTAATGTAAAGCTCAAACCTATATTCATGGGCGAATGTAAATGGACGAACGGTTTTTGGGCCGAAAAAACTAGGCTTTGTGAAGAATCAATGATCCCATACATGGGAAGCCTACTTACCGGTGAAATTGGTCATGCTTTAAATAACTTCAAAATCATAACGGGTGATTTTGATGGCAAGTTCGATGGTGAGTACTGGCATGACGCTGACTTCTTTAAATGGATGGAAGCAGCCTGCTACATGTATGGCTTAAACAGTGATCAGAAACTCCTGCAAGAAATGGACGAAATTATAGCCATCATTGCTAAAGCACAAGAAGATGACGGTTACCTTCATGCCTATATTCAAATACATGGCATTGAACATTTTTCAAACCGCAAGTATCACGAAATGTACAACTGTGGTCACCTTTATACCGCTGCATGCATTCACTATCGAATGACGGGTAAAACTAACTTCTTAGATATTGCCCTTAAAAATGCTAATTTGCTGGTGTCAAAGTTCGGCCCTAACCCGCCTGAGTTACGTCGTTTTGGTTTTAACCAAACTCAAATTATGGGTCTTGTTGAGCTTTATCGAACTGTAGGAAATGAAGATTACCTTAAACTTGCCGAACAATTTATCAATAATCGCGGCCAGTCAGAAATGGTCCATGACTCAACGACCGTTGGCTACCCTATTGGTGACATGGTGCAAGAGCGCGTACCACTTCGCGAAGAGACCGAGGCTGCTGGTCATGCGGTATTAGCACTTTACTACTACGCTGGTGCAGCTGATGTTTACGCAGAAACAGGTGAAAAAGCGCTTATTGATGCTTTAGATCGTCTGTGGGAAAACGTAACGCAGAAGAAAATGTACGCCACCGGCGCCGTAGGGCAAACCCACTACGGTGCGTCTCCGCGTAGGGATATGATTGAAGAAGGTTTCATTGACGAATATATGATGCCTAACTTAACCGCTTACAACGAAACCTGTGCGAACATCTGCAACGCCATGTTTAGCCAAAGAATGCTAGGTATTCACGGCGAGTCAAAATACGCTGACATTATGGAGTTAGTTATGCACAATTCTATGATGTCTGGGATTAGTGTATGTGGTACCAAGTACTACTACGCTAACCCTCTGCGTAAAATTAACGATGCCCGTGACTACGAAAATATGAATACAGAGTCCCCAGACCGTGAGCCCTATCTATTTTGTTTCTGCTGCCCTCCTAACTTGGTAAGAACAGTGGCAAAGTCATCATTGTGGGCCTACAACCGTTCAGACAACGGCATATCAGTGAATTTATATGGCGGTAACACATTAGAAACTGCACTGCTAGACGGCACAGAACTTAAGCTTACTCAAAGCACTGAGTATCCCTGGGAAGGCTTGGTAAAAATCACTATTGATGCGTGTAAAGAAGACGCCTTTGATATCATGCTACGCATTCCGGAATGGTCGAAAGAAAACACGTTGAAGATTAACGGTGCCCCCCTAGATATAACGCTTGTGCCAGGTGAATTCGCGACAATTACTCGACAATGGAAAGCCGGTGATGTGATTGAACTAGATATGCCGATGCATATTAAATTAATTGAAGGTCACGAGCGCATTGAAGAAGTACGCAACCAGGTAGCCGTTAAGCGCGGACCGATTGTTTATTGCGTTGAGTCCCCTGATTTGCCTGAGTCAGCGAGCATTACCGATGTGTATTTACCAAGTAAGTCTAAACTTTCTGTGCAAAAACAGCCTTCATTTTTAGGCGGTGTCAACACCATCGAAGGCGAGATTTTATTGCGCAAAGATAGAGGAACAGGCATGTATCGCGATGTGTCGCAGCCAGAATTCGAAAGCATCTCAACGCAATTCGTGCCCTACTTCGCGTGGAGTAACCGCGGTGAGGCTGAAATGAGCGTGTTCTTACCGGTTATTTGGCAGCAATAA
- a CDS encoding sulfatase-like hydrolase/transferase, producing MPLSTFFKKPLCVVLSSILVLSFSQGAIGEELTKEYVSSNNAKTSKEGKAANVLILMFDDMRFDTFSYRGGPVDTPNIDALAAESTRFDNAMSTTGLCSPSRAAFYTGKWGHKTGLDDNVELYHTRLAELDLSEGGLIKKASEAGYLVGHVGKWHLGARGTELRGAEIDLAHGHEPRERFTRVFTPKGKVKQVEGYYEGRLDANNEKHEYYKTLPGSYEDTEAYKKVVAGKQMLSQMAKDERPFFGVISFNQPHPAYRVPEPYASMFDPAELELPSNHLAKRINKPMSQGGIWWPWHDVGHMSDMDWRRARAHYYGAIAMVDRIIGELIQQAKDEGIYDDLHIVLFGDQGSMLGEHTLYDKGPYAYDELMRMPLLIKDPDISPRVVNRQVSLIDVTPTLTEMMHLDAEPDYDGHSLIPLMLEGDKAEEGEVDKALYAYEWYNGSWFGIRAIRTPEYKFVWNPGEDLDELYDLKKDPGELTNLINDKHYVRVRSDMLELLMSELERTEDPALTKLEYHAKHYSQDAKHEKTNH from the coding sequence ATGCCACTATCAACATTTTTCAAGAAACCGCTTTGCGTCGTACTTAGCAGCATACTCGTGCTCAGCTTTAGTCAAGGCGCAATCGGCGAAGAGCTGACAAAGGAGTACGTATCGTCTAACAACGCTAAAACAAGTAAAGAAGGCAAGGCCGCTAACGTACTTATTTTAATGTTCGACGATATGCGCTTCGATACGTTTTCTTATAGAGGAGGGCCGGTGGACACCCCTAATATTGACGCGCTTGCAGCTGAAAGTACTCGTTTTGATAATGCAATGTCGACTACTGGACTTTGTTCACCCTCCCGCGCAGCGTTTTACACTGGGAAATGGGGGCACAAAACAGGCCTTGATGACAACGTAGAACTTTATCATACCCGTTTGGCTGAATTAGATTTAAGCGAAGGTGGGCTTATTAAAAAAGCCTCCGAAGCAGGGTATTTAGTCGGGCACGTAGGAAAGTGGCACCTAGGTGCTAGAGGAACTGAACTTCGCGGGGCTGAAATTGATTTGGCGCATGGTCATGAGCCAAGGGAGCGTTTTACTCGAGTATTTACGCCTAAGGGCAAGGTCAAGCAGGTCGAGGGCTACTACGAAGGTAGGCTGGATGCAAACAACGAAAAACATGAGTATTACAAAACCCTTCCTGGAAGTTATGAGGATACTGAAGCCTATAAAAAGGTGGTAGCAGGCAAACAAATGCTTTCACAAATGGCAAAGGATGAGCGACCGTTTTTTGGTGTTATCAGTTTCAATCAGCCTCATCCTGCTTATCGAGTTCCTGAGCCTTACGCGAGTATGTTTGATCCAGCAGAGCTCGAACTTCCAAGTAATCATCTGGCTAAACGCATTAATAAGCCTATGTCGCAAGGCGGCATCTGGTGGCCTTGGCATGACGTAGGTCACATGAGCGACATGGACTGGCGAAGGGCTCGGGCTCACTACTATGGCGCGATCGCTATGGTAGATCGCATTATTGGTGAGTTGATTCAACAGGCCAAAGACGAAGGCATTTACGACGACTTACACATTGTTCTGTTTGGCGACCAGGGATCTATGCTTGGTGAGCACACGCTTTATGATAAAGGGCCCTATGCCTATGACGAACTTATGCGTATGCCGCTTCTTATAAAGGACCCAGACATATCCCCACGTGTGGTTAATCGTCAAGTATCGCTTATTGATGTAACGCCCACGCTAACAGAGATGATGCATTTAGACGCTGAGCCTGATTATGACGGCCATAGCTTAATTCCGCTCATGTTGGAAGGTGATAAAGCGGAAGAGGGGGAAGTTGATAAAGCCCTTTATGCCTATGAATGGTACAACGGTTCATGGTTCGGTATTCGCGCAATTCGTACACCTGAATACAAATTCGTTTGGAACCCAGGTGAAGACTTAGACGAACTTTACGACCTTAAGAAGGACCCTGGTGAGCTCACTAATCTTATCAATGACAAACACTATGTAAGGGTTCGCAGCGACATGCTTGAACTATTGATGTCAGAATTAGAGCGCACTGAAGACCCTGCCTTAACAAAACTAGAATATCACGCTAAACATTATTCACAGGACGCTAAACATGAAAAAACAAACCATTAA
- a CDS encoding mandelate racemase/muconate lactonizing enzyme family protein: MKIECIKTYHLRCHLEQPFGFSQWFYNQRNVLVIEIITDNGISGWGECYGPADVIQAAVEKFYAPRIIGQDALSTDALWHFMWRASLDFARAGVMTAAMSGIDMALWDVKGKALGQSVSTFMGGKCRDKVPCYATGMYYIDLPEDKLLPHLLEEAQGYVDEGYKALKIKVGKNPDFDIAFIRALRERFPNTILAADSNHAFDLSEAIKVGKVLDECNYAWFEEPLSPEHAAQFRQLSDKCVTPIATGECEQTRFGFQKLLSAGGVQLVQADLGYCGGPSEALKIRTLASSQGLNMIPHVWGTQFNLASACHFLATAYHEPGRAEEKPLFLEYDRTENPLRDDIFSQKVVVENGDAHVPSGNGLGVEINLDAMKPYVFCETETK, from the coding sequence ATGAAAATTGAATGTATTAAAACCTATCATCTTCGGTGTCATCTCGAGCAGCCTTTTGGTTTTTCTCAATGGTTTTACAATCAGCGCAATGTGCTCGTTATCGAAATCATTACTGATAATGGTATTAGTGGGTGGGGAGAGTGTTATGGCCCAGCAGATGTTATTCAGGCAGCAGTAGAGAAGTTCTACGCCCCTCGTATTATCGGCCAAGACGCGCTTTCAACCGATGCATTGTGGCATTTTATGTGGCGCGCTTCACTAGATTTTGCAAGGGCTGGCGTTATGACAGCAGCAATGTCAGGAATAGATATGGCGCTGTGGGACGTAAAAGGCAAAGCGTTAGGCCAGAGTGTAAGTACTTTTATGGGCGGAAAATGCCGAGATAAAGTACCTTGCTATGCCACTGGTATGTATTACATCGATTTACCCGAAGATAAACTTCTACCTCATTTACTAGAAGAAGCGCAGGGTTATGTAGACGAGGGTTACAAAGCGCTAAAAATTAAAGTGGGTAAAAACCCCGACTTCGATATCGCTTTTATTCGCGCGCTTCGCGAGCGTTTCCCAAATACAATATTAGCCGCAGACTCAAACCATGCATTTGATTTAAGTGAAGCTATAAAGGTAGGGAAGGTTCTTGATGAGTGCAATTACGCTTGGTTTGAAGAGCCTTTATCTCCAGAACATGCAGCGCAGTTCAGGCAGTTAAGCGATAAATGCGTGACGCCTATTGCTACCGGTGAATGCGAACAAACTCGCTTTGGCTTTCAAAAATTACTAAGTGCTGGTGGTGTACAGCTAGTTCAGGCCGACTTGGGTTATTGCGGCGGGCCGAGTGAAGCGCTTAAAATCAGAACCTTGGCTTCATCACAAGGGTTAAACATGATCCCACATGTTTGGGGAACCCAGTTTAATCTAGCCAGTGCTTGTCACTTCCTGGCTACGGCTTATCACGAGCCAGGCCGAGCGGAAGAGAAACCGCTCTTCTTAGAATACGACCGCACTGAAAACCCTTTGCGCGACGATATATTTTCACAAAAAGTGGTAGTGGAAAATGGTGATGCCCACGTGCCTTCCGGGAATGGTTTAGGTGTTGAGATTAATTTAGACGCAATGAAACCTTATGTGTTTTGCGAAACGGAGACAAAATGA
- a CDS encoding sulfatase-like hydrolase/transferase yields the protein MKKQTIKFLAALSFLTAVPAVATEVERPNILVIITDDQGYADVGYHGFDNDVKTPNLDTLANEGVRFSSGYVAHPFCGPSRTALMTGRYPHKIGADFNLPVDGSSTGIDTHEMFISKALQQVGYHTGAIGKWHLGEEKPYQPNSRGFDEFYGFLGGGHKFFPQQYRTQYEKAKASGVKRFNDYITPLMRNTEEVRETEYLTDAFTREAVDFIDRAGENKKQPFFLYLAYNAPHVPLEAKEEDLALFSHVKDKKRRTYLAMVYAVDRGIASVVDTLKKTGQYDNTLIVFVSDNGGKRKWGGVNLPLQEGKGSAREGGHRVPMFFHWPNGLKGGKQYDAPVSTLDYYPTFLALAKSDVPSGKVLDGKNILPHIVDNTSAREGESLFIMRHRKGAHDVSIRRDDFKAVRTTTTNGWKLFNVADDIGETEDLSKQYPQLLADMVKDAGYWAWSNKPPQWFHIHKEGDEWRSEDMPRYGETFELD from the coding sequence ATGAAAAAACAAACCATTAAGTTTTTAGCCGCCCTTAGCTTTTTAACCGCAGTTCCAGCTGTGGCGACAGAAGTAGAAAGGCCAAATATATTGGTTATTATTACCGACGATCAAGGTTATGCTGACGTTGGCTATCACGGCTTCGATAATGATGTTAAAACACCTAATTTAGATACGCTTGCTAACGAAGGAGTGCGCTTTAGTTCGGGTTATGTTGCACACCCATTCTGTGGACCAAGCCGAACAGCGCTTATGACGGGGCGCTACCCTCATAAAATTGGTGCTGATTTTAATCTTCCGGTAGATGGTTCTAGCACGGGTATCGATACCCACGAAATGTTTATCAGTAAAGCACTGCAGCAGGTTGGCTATCATACTGGCGCCATCGGGAAATGGCACTTAGGCGAGGAAAAACCTTATCAACCAAACAGTCGAGGCTTCGACGAGTTTTACGGATTTTTAGGTGGTGGGCATAAGTTTTTCCCACAGCAATATCGCACTCAATATGAAAAAGCGAAAGCCTCTGGTGTTAAACGTTTCAATGACTACATTACGCCGCTAATGCGTAATACCGAAGAAGTGAGAGAAACGGAGTATTTAACCGATGCATTTACCCGAGAGGCGGTTGATTTTATCGATAGAGCCGGAGAGAATAAGAAGCAGCCATTCTTTTTGTACTTAGCGTATAACGCGCCTCACGTTCCATTAGAAGCAAAAGAAGAAGACCTTGCTCTTTTTTCTCATGTAAAAGACAAAAAACGCCGTACGTACCTAGCCATGGTTTACGCAGTAGATCGCGGCATTGCTAGTGTTGTCGACACACTCAAAAAGACGGGGCAGTATGACAATACACTTATTGTTTTTGTTAGTGACAATGGTGGCAAACGAAAATGGGGTGGCGTAAACCTGCCGCTTCAAGAAGGTAAAGGTAGTGCAAGAGAAGGTGGTCATCGTGTGCCGATGTTTTTCCACTGGCCAAATGGTTTGAAGGGTGGCAAGCAGTATGATGCGCCAGTCTCAACTCTAGATTACTACCCAACATTTCTGGCGCTTGCTAAGAGCGATGTGCCAAGCGGCAAAGTGCTAGATGGTAAAAATATTCTTCCGCACATTGTAGATAATACGAGTGCACGCGAAGGGGAAAGTTTATTCATTATGCGTCACCGTAAAGGCGCACATGATGTTTCTATTCGTCGTGATGACTTCAAAGCGGTTCGCACGACTACCACCAATGGTTGGAAGTTATTTAATGTTGCTGATGATATCGGTGAAACTGAAGACTTGAGCAAGCAGTATCCACAACTCCTAGCCGACATGGTAAAAGATGCGGGCTACTGGGCATGGTCAAATAAACCTCCCCAATGGTTCCATATCCATAAAGAAGGAGACGAGTGGCGAAGCGAAGATATGCCGCGTTACGGTGAAACCTTTGAGTTAGATTAA
- a CDS encoding aldehyde dehydrogenase family protein, which translates to MNHTFKMLINGELTGADKTFPVFNPSTGEVITEVPDISESQVVEALGFADEGFKQWSSTPLSKRAELILDYAALLEENAEEIIAILIEETGKPRDNAEYDFGMLTNCLRFFVEEAKRIEQPVIVDPDERFHHFIQRQSLGVVVGYLAWNFPLLNLGYKLAPSLASGCSCIIKPSQVTPLATLKCAELAHQVGFPAGVINIITSNNYDNTNPLLTSETTALFTMIGSTRAGVNAMKTACTSVKHFSVELGGNAPVVVYDDADLDKAVIDIVNLKYGNSGQVCVSPNRCFVHESRVAEFIDKAVSHASGIQLGTGDDAERLMGPLSSEKERGRILKLIEDAVKAGAQIALGGNIPSDRATGFYLEPTILTDVKEEMEIARTEIFGPVLSIIPFSDADDIIAKANDTEFGLAAYVYTTNLSRAFSAAKGIQAGSVCINEAHYSVQLPHGGLKQSGVGKDCSKYSLQEFYTNKRVSMLMA; encoded by the coding sequence ATGAACCATACGTTTAAGATGTTAATTAATGGCGAATTAACAGGCGCAGATAAAACTTTTCCGGTATTTAATCCTTCTACTGGTGAAGTGATTACCGAAGTGCCTGATATTTCAGAGTCTCAAGTAGTTGAAGCGTTGGGCTTCGCCGATGAGGGCTTTAAACAGTGGTCTTCTACACCGCTGTCCAAGCGCGCTGAACTTATTCTTGACTATGCAGCACTTCTTGAAGAAAACGCGGAAGAAATTATTGCAATCCTCATTGAAGAGACAGGAAAGCCTCGCGATAACGCAGAGTATGATTTCGGTATGCTAACGAATTGTTTGCGCTTTTTTGTTGAAGAAGCGAAGCGTATAGAGCAGCCTGTTATTGTTGATCCAGACGAGCGTTTTCACCATTTCATCCAGCGTCAGTCCTTAGGCGTAGTGGTGGGGTATTTAGCGTGGAACTTCCCGCTTCTTAATTTAGGTTACAAGCTGGCACCGTCTTTAGCGTCTGGCTGCAGCTGTATAATCAAACCTTCACAAGTGACGCCACTTGCAACGCTTAAGTGCGCAGAGCTTGCTCATCAGGTTGGTTTTCCTGCAGGTGTTATTAATATTATTACTAGCAATAATTATGATAATACTAATCCACTATTAACAAGCGAAACTACCGCATTATTCACTATGATTGGCTCTACCAGAGCAGGTGTTAATGCAATGAAGACAGCGTGTACCAGCGTTAAGCATTTCTCGGTAGAACTTGGCGGCAATGCACCTGTAGTGGTTTATGACGATGCTGACTTAGACAAAGCTGTGATTGATATTGTTAATCTTAAATACGGTAATTCGGGGCAAGTTTGCGTATCGCCAAATCGTTGCTTTGTTCATGAATCACGAGTTGCCGAATTTATTGATAAGGCGGTATCGCACGCTAGCGGTATACAGTTGGGCACAGGCGATGATGCGGAGCGCCTTATGGGCCCGCTTAGCAGTGAAAAAGAACGTGGTCGTATACTTAAATTAATAGAAGATGCTGTTAAAGCTGGGGCTCAAATTGCTCTAGGCGGCAACATTCCCAGCGACAGAGCAACCGGCTTTTATTTAGAACCCACCATCCTTACTGATGTAAAAGAGGAAATGGAAATCGCGCGTACTGAGATTTTCGGTCCCGTGCTTTCTATTATTCCTTTCTCTGATGCTGATGACATCATCGCTAAAGCCAACGATACCGAGTTTGGATTAGCGGCTTACGTTTATACAACGAACTTAAGCAGAGCGTTTAGTGCAGCTAAAGGCATACAAGCTGGCAGTGTGTGCATTAACGAAGCGCATTATTCTGTGCAATTGCCCCATGGAGGTTTGAAGCAAAGTGGTGTGGGTAAAGACTGCTCGAAATATAGCCTGCAAGAGTTCTATACGAATAAGCGTGTATCCATGCTTATGGCTTAA